The following is a genomic window from Engraulis encrasicolus isolate BLACKSEA-1 chromosome 13, IST_EnEncr_1.0, whole genome shotgun sequence.
ATTGAAATGGACTGCTGGGGCAGCGGTTGTTAACACCCAACGCCACTTATTTAAATATGTTATATCTACACCGTTTTAGTGTTCATGTACTCGAGATTTCACTTGATGATGCCTGACGAATGCTGGACAATTTGTGTGTTGAAAGCCGTTTAGTGTAACAGGTGTAAAATAATGGTTAACAATTTCAATCTGAAAGTAAAGTCCGCGACACTTGTTGTTTACTTTCAGTTTTCTTGTGGATCTTCTcgttttgagacggatgtgcgagTTTTTCTCTTTTAAACAATTTGAATCTGTCATGACAGGGCCTAAAGGCAAGCAGCTGGAGGGGAGTGAGTGCCCCCTGCACGTGGTCCACCCGCCCACTGGGGAGGAGTTTGCCCTCGGCTGTGGAGTATGCAGGAATGCACACACCTTCTAAAGTCTAAAATGTCTGATCTGATGAGGTGTGATGTGGTGGATGTGACCGGCTGACTGCTTGGACATTGTAAAGCGGGCATACCGTAAGAAGAGACCAAACAGTTCAAAAAATGGCCCGTCGCAAAGAAATGGAAACGGCGTAGGCTTGTTTATAGGATCAAATAGTCAACCATGCAGACAGACCGGAGGTAGTATGGATGGGATTTAGGAAATGAccttcgatgtgtgtgtgtgtgcatgcaagctgtTGACAAGACACAGCTCTGAGAAAACGTTGCACATTCCCTGAGAAACTGATTGTCGATGTGTTTCTTCAGGAAAAAGGACTAAGGGAAAGGGATATGGAAAACGTATTATGACTTCAAATTATTGtatgtaaacattttttttcataatcctgtataataatattattacCTGTTTAGTGCATCATGGTTTGACAGGAACAAATAAATGGTACATTCTTGTAATCAGATAAAAAAAAGAGAATGTTCAGTTTTGTTGTTAATACCGTGTACataatattataaaaaaaaaaatgggtgtaTTACAAAGTTGCTCTCCTCTGTATACTTATGTATTTCTGTTAAGTTTGGTTTCATTGAGATGATTTCAAACCAGATCTTTTAAAAGATGATGTGCAATACTGGGTGTCCCCCCTCTCACAGCATATGTAGACATATGTAACATGTGTCTGTGAAGTTAAAATGATCCGTGAAGTCATTTTTTCATATGGTAATCAAAAGAGTAAaagcccatcctcctcctccttcaagaACTTCTGTACCAAGAAAATGATCCCGATATTTGACACCTTTTCAGGTTaatgtggagaaaaaaaatgaaatattctGATGATCGTTTTTGATGATGTTGTCTTTTCTGTGTTTTAACCTGTATGACTACAGATATGCTGTTAATAGCAAGGTGTAATTGCTGTAATGCGATGGGGTGTTTGAAGGAATTACGACCGTATACCTTTTTTTTTCTGGAGAGGGGCCCAGGATATAATGCAGGATGATCTGGTTAAGGTGTACGTAATGAAACTGCTGCTCTTCAACTAAAAAGATTTTGAATATGCTCTCTGTAGAATCTGATCTGTGGTGGATGATGAGCTTGAACGATAATAAATGAGGGTTTCTGTTTCAACATGTATCCTGTTGTGGTTCTCCTTTCTTTTTATGCTGTATATCTGCACACTTTTGTTCAAATGTTTGGGTGgaaaattgtttttttattttaatttatttaagtATCGAAAAAGTATTCTGTCATGTGCTTATTTCTGCATGTATAAACGCCAAATTTGTTGAAGGTGGGACACATGGTAAATTTTGAAAAGCAGCAACTTCCTTTCAACATAATGTTAAGCCAAAGGGAAAGACAAACGTTTAAGTTGTGAATTCATTTTAATAGGTGcaacagaaacaattttatgtagattaaaatacaataaaaaataggCATGTGTATAATAAGGGCATCCCAAAGAAGGTAGAGCTCACcttttgctgatctaatggcctatGGATACTTGCCATAGAAGAAGACAAGTCCCAACAGTGTGGTACTACTGAATTATTGCCAATTCTTCTATCCAGAACTATTCTATCCAAATCATCCTATCCAAAACACCTCCAATTCAAGGCATCAAAACATTGTACTTGCTCTTTTGCATGCACTCCTTTtggaattttgatcagtgcaatGCAATCATTGTCCTGCTGGCTATAGGTATTGTATTGTCACTTATTGGTCCCTGGTATGTTTGAAGAGGGGAAAGAAGTGAAGATGTGAAATCTTGCATATTTTGACATTTCGAGTTAATTGCAATTTCCCTTCAGGTCGTTAATTCGGCCCAGAGCTCGTTTGTCCTTCCTGGTCTTGTGCACTGTGATGATGTATGGAAATGCAGAGGGAAGCTCCACTTTTCGACTGAGTTTTTGGTGTCCCCAATGAAGGCAGCGCAGATGCTCAGCAAGGTCCCGGCGGCCGGCCCGCTCCAGTCCGTCTTGGAGTAGCTTTGTCTTGTTGCTCTTGTCCCAGCATCTCTCGTACCTCCATGGTTTACGTCAACAGATTGAGATGAAGATGTACATTAGACATAAAGAAATTTAGTCTACTTGCACATTGATGGATATTTTGAAGCAGATTATACTCTTGAAGTTGCAGTATGTAGGATAGttgccagagtagatattgcaactgcagctcattggaactgtgcagcctattgccaaatttgatatttcatgaatatttactaaatgacAAATTGATGTTTAGGATGTCCAAAGTACAAtaagctttgcagctaaaaatgtctatttctggaaatgcaaaatggccggcatggagaagatccaccttttcatgtatgaaaagtgcaattttgaaTAATGAATGCTTTAGAATTTGATTGTAGTGATgagtattcatgagaaaggtaacatttgggcagcatgaattttggaaataaaatactaaaaatattacactgtgcacctttaagctgAATTAATACTTCTCCATCTCCGACAAAATGTAGACACATACTCTACTGGCACAGACTATTTTCAATCACTTTGCTGTCATCAACATGGCGCACAATAATACATTGGCTTGAAATTTGGTGGGAAGGCTCACAAGGGGGATATTATCAGATATTTCCCTGGTTCACCTTTGAAGGAGGGATATATTAACACATTGTGTTATTTGGGTTGTATAAGCAGAgatgtaaaaagtaaaagtaagaaaaaaagaaacaaaatttgCCTCTAACACAGGCAATGCATCTTAGTAACCAGAAGGCGTGTGTACTTGTCACAGCTGATTCTGCCCTGGTTGAATCAAGTCGGtgggtccttgttgggtttttagtgttttttagtaacaacacagtctacctcattaggtaggctacaatggagtaaatggtgtaatagctatgtaatatTGTGTGCTTCTGTTGTAGTTCTTACACCgtaaatgtacttttacttttgacacctctgtgtgtAAGTAACATGTTTGGTAAAGGGGTAATCATACCAACACTTCAGCATGGTTTCTGCATTGTGTTCATTCTGCTGCCCCTTGACACGAAACTCCCCGATCTCCTCTCGTGTAAAGCCCAGCTCATAGGCAACAGCAATCCATTCAAACCCCAGCTGCTTGGAGACCTCCTGTATCGTCTTCATGTTAATAACAGCATCCTACAAGGATCatttagaacaggggtgtcaaactcaaattgtctCAGGGCCAaattcaaaatctggaacgaagtcgtggATCGAACTCACTAAAATTTCAACCTTGCATTTCATACTcctagttaaatttcacacacactctttcccatcatatgtgGTGGTTGTCCTGTGACACactaaatgtcatgttcaagtcctgTTTCACTACACCTTAATGGTGTATGTggcccaactgtaatacacatttgaaattatcttgagggccgaataaaatgactccacgggccagatttggctaccaggcctgagtttgacatccctgatttagAAAGTTCATGTTAGGCAAGGTGGGTGACATTGGTCCCATGCAGTTAAAGTTTTGCTACCCAGTTGCACGGGTGGTGCTGCAGGTTAACTACTTTTGGTGGTGCAGGTTAACCACCACTGATGATTAGGTTCTACTTACGGCACTCAAGACATGTATACCATTGACAAATTCTCTGACATGGTGTTAGAGTGCATGTATTAACTTTTTTAAACAGAATGTGGCGATGATGTCACATTGGGGACTCCAgtccccaacatgatgtcatgcACAGCTTTATGGGGAAAGAATAACTGCTGCTTTTTCCATATAGACCCTAATATTGTGGTATCCAAATATCAATGTGATGGACAATATTTTGAATGTGTACTAGAAAGTGGTGAAAATTATTTTAAATCGTAATCTCCACAAAATGATGTCGCAGCAGATACAGTCTGGGAACTAGTGCAGTAGAGGGATTATCTGCCTGATGATGAACAAGTTATAAATTCTAGAAAGAAAAGTTGTCTTATGGCATTTCATGTAAGGTCCCATTCCCcacctttttaaataataatgtcAATTACAAGGATTTGTTGGCTATTTGTCACATCACATAGTCCTTGTAAATTGGGATATTATTTTCAAATAAGACCTTAACATGAAATCAACTATCCAACCAACTAACATTCAGAGAATAATAAAGAAACATATGGTCATTATTAACCATTCTTGATCATTTTGTACTATTTTGTCTTACCTCTTGTGCTTTTTGTGGCATTTTCACTGTATCTGCGGGGAATCAAACCAATATTCATATGAAAAATTAGATATTAATTTGATTTAATCTCTGGAACGATGAAGCACAAACTGCCTATAACTAATAGCAGACATTAATCAGTTCCTAGTTCCTTATGTATGTTGAGAACATTTACCACAGTGAAATCTCCTCAACAAGCAAGTTATTGGAAAATAAAGCTCAGCCTTATTTTGGCATTTTCCCACTCATGAATATAAGCAAATGAAACGTGCATATTTGTATACATAACTACCACAACAAAAAGACAATCAGGCTACTCACTTTTTTGTGACACAAATCCAATCCCACAGTTGAATGTTACCACAGAGatgtttctaacaaaacacagTCTTGTTAAATATTAAtcctttgtgtaggcctatggggAATGTTTTTGGAGAGTGGTTGAAACTAATTAGGCCtacagggggtgggggttgggtagGTTTGCTTTGTGGGTTGGTTTGGTtgtagtgttgtggtgtggtgtggtcctcCTTCTAAGACTGTTTTGGCCACTCTCTGACGGACACTTGTGTCTTTTTAAAGTGTGAAGGTCACATGCTCAAAACGAACGAGCTGTGGTTTGATTCCCACCGTTCAAGTCTAGGAGCAGTTCAAAAGTGTTCATTTGTTCACAAATAACAAAACACTCGTGCTGACAATGGTTTCAGAATGATGTAGGCAGGGCCGGGCCAAGGCATAGACAAACTCTGAGATGGCCAAGGGACCCCACTCCACCACAGACCCGTGAGCAGCAAAGCTCCAGGAAGATTATGCACTTTCCACCATTCTCTTGTACCACTTACTGCCGCAATGGGAACAGGGGCCCATATATCAGGGGACACCTCAGTGACTGtgggtttgtttgttgtttgtttgtttacatttatggccaaatatgcaactgtggctatttcatggccagtacaggtaataaaaTTCACTTCAACAGTGACTGTGGGTACAGCGTCAATTTTCATATAACACTTAGTTATAAAATGCCTTCAAGAAATGCAGAATATAAAGAAGAGCAAAGTTTTGAAATGAAactaaaatattatttgtgataaatggctttttttatttatttaattttttttagatattttgttCTAAGAAGTGCATGATGGGTGCACGGTCTACAGGCAGCCTGATGTCCTTAGCTCTTATCTACCACTCACTCGaggctgagtaggtggtggtatggagGCCCCGGACGAAgtgttgcttagggccccataaaagcttgggccggccctggatgcagggaaggagggatggaggggaggagagtagggtGTGAAGTGCAGGAGGACAAGGTAGGGTAGGGTTATCACCTAGAAATGGCAAAGGTCCCGGATGTCTCGTCACAAACCAGGGGTGCGttcccgcaatgttagctttgaactacagacgtactttgtagttatctacttacttcaaggcgaaatccgtgcatttctcgaaaccttactattcccacagtaagccaaaagtagtgcggctgctttcctgagtccacaccgctacttactttcttggcattgcagtgcgtgaccaaagaagcaacaagagataggcatgattgctgagtcatgaatcagctgtttcctcctaaattcagtgcgtgaagtagaaagcaatagtgtacaaccaccaccagcacatttgattggatgtcacgacaccgtgactccgctgtttcctccacaacacaccttgtaatttctttgtgaaaaaacacggccgtggcattacaatctgacaccatccgcaccaataatgcagtattatctgcatgccgattggatttcgtttcattccgaggtgtaatttgtaaaatatttggacaataaagttgtggttactcccagaaaatcgtctgttaaagtgtcatatccctgagaaattttcgcgcagatttcattccatagcctagtggtattcacgcttgcatcccaatgggaaaacagaagccacaccggttcgaatccacatggttacagtgccacaattttggaaatatctggcagaaatagataatttatgttgtgcattaccaacacacacgtgcagccaagggacaATGAGTTACACTGTGTGGTCcgaaacacgatttcacgagttgttgtcaacatccTGCAcgctggtttcgaacccgcgtggctcgcgtcttaccattgataggcaagcgtaaatacccctaggctatgaaatgaaattcgcgccaaaatttttttaaatacttgacacgtaatccagcgcatttccgg
Proteins encoded in this region:
- the wu:fc50b12 gene encoding uncharacterized protein wu:fc50b12 isoform X1 — encoded protein: MPQKAQEDAVINMKTIQEVSKQLGFEWIAVAYELGFTREEIGEFRVKGQQNEHNAETMLKCWYERCWDKSNKTKLLQDGLERAGRRDLAEHLRCLHWGHQKLSRKVELPSAFPYIITVHKTRKDKRALGRINDLKGNCN
- the wu:fc50b12 gene encoding uncharacterized protein wu:fc50b12 isoform X2, which produces MKTIQEVSKQLGFEWIAVAYELGFTREEIGEFRVKGQQNEHNAETMLKCWYERCWDKSNKTKLLQDGLERAGRRDLAEHLRCLHWGHQKLSRKVELPSAFPYIITVHKTRKDKRALGRINDLKGNCN